A genomic window from Halorubrum trapanicum includes:
- a CDS encoding MarR family transcriptional regulator: MGPSEDPDEATGPRVLDNRRDATRYRVLVEIAARQPAVSQEEIADVIGVTSQAVSDYVRDLVDGGFVEKRGRGRYEVTKEGVDWIITRTDALSEFVSRVSDDVLGSVDVDAAVATDALEEGDDVGLEMRDGVLHAVPEGGAAATAVVVTGGEAGEAVGVTDFEGVVEYDPGVVTVVPVPAVTEGEPPSPDVIRDRATEADLVAVGGTEAYALVTRTGLRPDVRFGSATGVSQAALRGLDVLLLVSTDELSRHTTRLREDGVRYEVRDSLDR; the protein is encoded by the coding sequence ATGGGACCGAGCGAGGATCCGGACGAAGCGACCGGGCCGCGAGTGCTCGACAACAGGCGCGACGCGACTCGCTACCGGGTCCTCGTCGAGATCGCCGCGCGACAGCCGGCGGTGAGCCAAGAGGAGATCGCCGACGTCATCGGCGTGACATCGCAGGCCGTGAGCGACTACGTCCGGGATCTGGTCGACGGCGGGTTCGTGGAGAAACGCGGTCGCGGTCGGTACGAGGTGACGAAGGAGGGAGTCGACTGGATCATCACGCGAACCGACGCCCTCTCGGAGTTCGTCTCTCGGGTGTCCGACGACGTCCTGGGAAGCGTCGACGTTGACGCCGCGGTGGCGACCGACGCGCTCGAAGAGGGGGACGACGTCGGACTGGAGATGCGCGACGGGGTGTTACACGCCGTCCCCGAGGGCGGTGCGGCGGCGACGGCGGTCGTCGTCACCGGCGGCGAGGCGGGAGAGGCCGTCGGCGTCACCGACTTCGAAGGCGTCGTCGAGTACGACCCGGGCGTGGTGACGGTCGTCCCCGTTCCGGCCGTGACGGAGGGGGAGCCCCCTTCTCCGGACGTGATCAGGGATCGAGCCACCGAGGCGGACCTCGTCGCGGTCGGTGGGACCGAGGCCTACGCGCTCGTGACCCGTACCGGACTGCGGCCCGACGTCCGGTTCGGATCGGCGACGGGCGTCTCACAGGCCGCCCTTCGCGGCTTGGACGTGCTCTTGCTCGTGTCGACCGACGAACTCTCTCGGCACACGACGCGGCTGCGCGAAGACGGCGTTCGGTACGAGGTTCGCGACTCCCTCGACCGCTGA